A part of Solicola gregarius genomic DNA contains:
- a CDS encoding LuxR C-terminal-related transcriptional regulator — protein MAAGAGSDAVAPAGVGGDAGRVVLRPVLFERLATSARVTVVSAPAGSGKTVLLRSWIGEPGVAGDAGWVAIGRDERDPQRFWLSVLDALRRTGPGSGLVRAVSAAPDLDGWALVERLLTDLAALEHRLWLVIDDVHELGSTEVLRQLELLVMRAPPQLRLVLASRHDVRLGLHRLRLLGGLAEVRAADLRFNLAEARELFVDAGLELSAPTLSLLHERTEGWAAGLRLAALSLIGHPDPERFAAEFSGSERTVAEYLLAEVLDRQSEQVRRLLLRTSVLGRVNGELADLLTGETGGERVLQDLEQANAFVASLDTARTWFRYHQMFADLLQLELRRAAPGELAALHRAGGEWFASHGFPADAVRHAQAAGDWVPAARLLADHWPALYLDGQAAVVKGLLAGFPPGLLNTEAELAVVAAAEELNRGSLDAAGRYLGLAETGSASVPAGRRGQLQLLLAVVALLLARQRGNLLAVAEEASRLQAMAGVADTARPGLGADLHGLALISLGSTEFWASASGGAEGYLEAGIALARQGGRPYLEFTGLAYRAPHEFYHSFARADERARRAVELAEWHGWTDDPAVGVACTVIGLVLVWHGQPDEAEPWIQRAERTLSAETQPGAVLAVRMIRGTLELARDRNAEALAALEPPGEPLARQLSGQHYLVTRIQALVVHALVRLGQAERAGQLLAGLDEHDRERTEIRVATAALRIAQGDPQAALAVLGPAQEGPDSDDYWGFWRARADVLEAIARDACGDPDRAAAAIERALDISERSGDLTPFLLYSYAAPGLLERDGRHRGAHASLVAEIQSLLAGVRPAPRARLQPPLAPLSDSELRVLRYLPTNLTAPEVARELYVSANTVKTHMRNVYAKLAVHRRAEAVERARALGLLAPSAAGGTGSAGPQRRSRRRGRQGGNLRH, from the coding sequence GTGGCGGCTGGCGCGGGATCCGATGCTGTGGCCCCGGCCGGGGTTGGCGGTGATGCGGGCCGCGTGGTGCTCCGTCCGGTGCTGTTCGAGCGACTCGCGACGTCGGCCCGGGTGACGGTGGTCTCCGCACCGGCGGGCAGCGGCAAGACGGTGTTGTTGCGGTCGTGGATCGGCGAGCCGGGAGTGGCCGGGGACGCCGGGTGGGTGGCGATCGGGCGGGATGAGCGTGATCCGCAACGGTTCTGGCTGTCGGTTTTGGATGCGCTGCGCCGGACCGGTCCGGGATCGGGGCTGGTACGGGCAGTTTCGGCGGCTCCGGACCTCGACGGGTGGGCGCTGGTCGAGCGGCTGCTCACGGATCTGGCAGCGTTGGAGCACCGGTTGTGGCTGGTAATCGATGACGTGCACGAGCTGGGTTCGACCGAGGTCCTCCGACAGCTCGAGCTGCTGGTGATGCGGGCCCCGCCGCAGCTGCGGTTGGTGTTGGCCAGTCGCCATGATGTGCGTCTGGGGCTGCATCGGCTGCGCCTCCTGGGTGGGCTGGCCGAGGTCCGTGCCGCTGATCTGCGCTTCAACCTGGCTGAAGCGAGGGAGCTTTTCGTCGATGCCGGGCTCGAGCTGTCCGCTCCGACGCTTTCGCTGTTGCACGAGCGGACCGAGGGTTGGGCGGCCGGGCTGCGCCTCGCGGCGCTATCCCTCATCGGTCACCCCGATCCCGAGAGGTTCGCGGCGGAGTTTTCGGGCAGCGAGCGGACGGTGGCGGAGTACTTGCTGGCCGAGGTGCTGGACCGCCAGAGCGAGCAGGTGCGGCGGCTACTGCTGCGTACGAGCGTGTTGGGGAGGGTCAACGGGGAGCTGGCCGACCTGCTGACCGGCGAGACGGGCGGGGAGCGGGTCCTCCAGGACCTGGAACAGGCGAACGCCTTCGTCGCCTCCCTGGACACAGCTCGGACCTGGTTCCGCTACCACCAGATGTTCGCCGATCTGCTCCAGCTCGAGCTACGCCGCGCCGCGCCCGGCGAACTGGCAGCGCTGCATCGGGCCGGTGGCGAGTGGTTCGCGTCCCACGGGTTCCCGGCGGACGCGGTGCGCCACGCGCAGGCTGCGGGGGACTGGGTCCCGGCTGCCCGGCTGCTCGCCGACCACTGGCCCGCTCTGTATCTGGACGGGCAGGCCGCAGTCGTGAAGGGGCTACTGGCCGGGTTTCCCCCTGGTCTGCTCAACACCGAGGCTGAGTTGGCCGTGGTTGCCGCAGCCGAAGAGCTGAACCGGGGATCGTTGGACGCCGCCGGACGATATCTGGGCCTGGCGGAGACGGGATCGGCGTCGGTGCCGGCGGGGCGGCGCGGGCAGCTCCAGCTTCTGCTCGCAGTGGTGGCCTTGCTGCTGGCCCGCCAGCGGGGGAACCTGCTCGCCGTGGCCGAGGAGGCGAGTCGGCTGCAGGCCATGGCCGGGGTCGCGGACACGGCGCGGCCCGGCCTCGGCGCGGACCTGCATGGACTGGCGTTGATCAGCCTCGGCAGCACCGAGTTCTGGGCGTCCGCGTCTGGGGGCGCCGAGGGCTACCTGGAGGCCGGCATCGCGTTGGCGCGCCAGGGCGGACGGCCGTACCTCGAGTTCACCGGCTTGGCCTACCGGGCGCCGCACGAGTTCTACCACTCGTTCGCGCGGGCGGACGAGCGCGCACGGCGGGCCGTAGAGCTGGCCGAGTGGCACGGCTGGACCGACGACCCGGCGGTCGGTGTTGCCTGCACGGTGATCGGGCTGGTGCTGGTATGGCATGGACAGCCGGACGAGGCCGAACCATGGATCCAGCGCGCCGAGCGCACCCTCAGTGCCGAAACCCAGCCCGGGGCCGTGCTGGCGGTCCGCATGATCCGCGGGACGCTCGAACTGGCGCGAGACCGTAACGCCGAGGCGCTAGCCGCCCTCGAGCCCCCTGGCGAGCCACTGGCTCGGCAACTCTCCGGGCAGCACTACCTCGTCACCCGGATACAGGCATTGGTGGTGCATGCCTTGGTACGCCTCGGTCAGGCCGAGCGTGCCGGGCAGCTCCTGGCCGGGCTCGACGAACATGACCGCGAGCGCACGGAGATCCGCGTCGCCACGGCGGCGCTGCGGATTGCACAGGGCGACCCGCAGGCCGCACTCGCCGTGCTCGGACCGGCCCAGGAGGGCCCCGATTCCGACGACTACTGGGGATTCTGGCGGGCCCGCGCCGATGTGCTCGAGGCGATCGCCAGGGACGCGTGCGGCGACCCGGATCGCGCCGCCGCCGCCATCGAGCGCGCACTCGACATCTCCGAGCGCAGCGGCGACCTGACCCCATTCCTTTTGTATTCGTACGCCGCGCCGGGTTTGCTGGAGCGCGACGGTCGGCACCGAGGCGCGCACGCCTCGCTGGTCGCCGAGATCCAGAGCTTGCTGGCCGGCGTCAGGCCCGCGCCGCGCGCAAGGCTGCAGCCGCCGCTGGCGCCGCTCAGTGACAGCGAGCTCCGTGTCCTGCGCTACCTGCCCACGAACTTGACGGCACCAGAGGTCGCCCGCGAACTGTACGTCTCGGCGAACACCGTCAAGACCCACATGCGCAACGTTTACGCCAAGCTCGCCGTCCACCGCCGGGCCGAGGCCGTCGAGCGAGCGCGAGCCCTGGGCTTGCTCGCACCCTCGGCCGCCGGCGGAACAGGGTCGGCCGGACCGCAACGCCGTAGCCGACGCCGTGGGCGGCAGGGCGGCAACCTGAGGCATTAG
- a CDS encoding nuclear transport factor 2 family protein, whose amino-acid sequence MLHLDPPDPIVRLASATNAGDTVAFLAVLSPDVYVNDWGREFRGHTGAASWNETDNIGVGAQITLGETRRGDAEDDWVVDVNVRSHRFNGAGTFTLTIKDGLITRLITG is encoded by the coding sequence ATGCTTCACCTAGACCCGCCAGATCCCATCGTCCGGCTCGCAAGCGCAACCAACGCTGGCGACACAGTGGCATTCCTGGCTGTTCTGTCACCCGACGTTTACGTCAACGACTGGGGACGCGAGTTCCGGGGCCACACCGGCGCTGCGTCATGGAACGAAACAGACAACATCGGAGTAGGTGCGCAGATCACCCTCGGGGAGACGCGGCGCGGCGACGCCGAAGACGACTGGGTAGTCGATGTCAACGTTCGCAGCCACCGGTTCAATGGAGCTGGAACCTTCACCCTGACCATCAAGGATGGGCTGATCACCCGACTGATTACTGGCTGA
- a CDS encoding VOC family protein, translating to MTSKFTELAIDCADPSGLARFWCSVLGYEVQDEEDGVVIIGSPALPEGKSRPGPVPPTLTFARVPEGKTVKNRVHLDVNPTDTDQDDEVRRLLDLGARHADVGQSSEESWVTLADPEGNEFCVLSGRYP from the coding sequence ATGACGAGTAAGTTCACCGAGCTCGCGATCGACTGCGCCGATCCGTCCGGCCTTGCCCGGTTCTGGTGCTCGGTCCTCGGCTACGAGGTACAAGACGAAGAGGACGGCGTTGTCATCATCGGCTCCCCTGCGCTGCCCGAGGGCAAGAGTCGCCCAGGCCCGGTGCCACCGACGCTGACGTTCGCCCGCGTGCCCGAGGGCAAGACCGTCAAGAACAGGGTCCACCTCGACGTCAACCCGACCGACACGGACCAGGACGACGAGGTCCGCCGACTGCTCGACCTGGGCGCCCGCCACGCCGACGTCGGCCAGTCGAGCGAGGAGAGCTGGGTGACGCTTGCCGACCCGGAAGGGAACGAGTTCTGTGTCCTGTCGGGCCGCTACCCCTGA
- a CDS encoding alcohol dehydrogenase catalytic domain-containing protein, translating to MLLKLIACGVCYTDLNLLRGHYAFARFPVVPGHEVSGVVEAVGDGVGFPAVGTAVGAQFLYDSCGHCDYCVRGEQILCPAKRITGIVTDGGYAEYGIFKAGFVTPLPNGLDPIAAAPLMCAGITAYNGLRHAGITPESRVAVIGAGGIGALAIQYAAAMGSRVAVIERSRRSEKAALALGAERYIASAEGDPAVALKDWDGGANIILNAAPTTAAAAATVGGLAPDGTLVLCGYDGENLSLPSQPMVLNRLHAMANPSGSPHDLRDTLHFSTLHNILPEVTRISLDQAQHALDRMAAGTVHGRQVIVF from the coding sequence GTGCTGCTGAAGCTGATCGCCTGCGGGGTGTGCTATACCGATCTGAATCTGCTTCGTGGGCACTACGCCTTTGCCCGTTTCCCGGTGGTGCCCGGACATGAGGTCAGTGGTGTGGTGGAGGCGGTCGGGGACGGCGTCGGCTTCCCTGCCGTCGGAACTGCTGTCGGAGCGCAATTCTTGTACGACTCGTGCGGGCACTGCGACTACTGCGTACGGGGCGAACAGATTCTCTGCCCGGCCAAGCGGATCACCGGCATTGTGACCGACGGAGGTTACGCCGAGTACGGCATTTTCAAGGCCGGGTTCGTCACTCCACTCCCGAACGGGCTCGACCCCATCGCGGCGGCACCGCTCATGTGTGCCGGCATCACCGCATACAACGGGTTGCGCCACGCCGGGATCACGCCAGAGTCCCGGGTAGCGGTAATCGGAGCCGGCGGCATCGGTGCACTGGCCATCCAGTACGCGGCGGCCATGGGCAGTCGGGTGGCGGTCATCGAGCGATCACGTCGCTCGGAGAAGGCGGCATTAGCACTGGGCGCCGAGCGATACATCGCCAGCGCTGAAGGAGATCCGGCGGTCGCGCTGAAGGACTGGGACGGCGGGGCGAACATCATCCTGAACGCCGCCCCGACAACCGCGGCTGCTGCAGCGACTGTGGGCGGACTCGCTCCCGACGGCACACTCGTGCTCTGCGGGTACGACGGCGAGAACCTGTCGCTGCCGTCTCAGCCGATGGTGCTCAACCGGCTGCACGCCATGGCCAATCCGTCCGGTTCGCCACACGACCTGCGCGACACCTTGCACTTCTCGACGCTGCACAACATCCTTCCCGAAGTCACGCGCATCTCGTTGGACCAGGCACAGCATGCACTGGATCGGATGGCCGCGGGCACCGTCCACGGTCGGCAGGTGATCGTCTTCTGA
- a CDS encoding NAD(P)/FAD-dependent oxidoreductase has protein sequence MQVRRDDEDFTVLTADGRQASARRLLVTTGLVDELPDVPGLAERWGRDVLHCVYCHGWEVKDSTIGVLGSFHQALLFRQMSPDVTLFLAAGEELPDEQREQLAGIGVAVVDGTVDGLQVDDEDRLSAVNLASGRVVAVRTLVVAPRFVARAGFLDDLKVTVREHPMGMGAQVPVDASGFTGVEGVWAAGNVSDVIAGVAAAAAAGMTAAAAINMDLLLTDARSAAEDPDRTAETPQLQVTL, from the coding sequence GTGCAGGTACGGCGCGACGACGAGGACTTCACGGTCCTGACGGCGGACGGGCGGCAGGCGAGTGCCCGACGCCTGCTCGTGACGACCGGACTGGTAGATGAGTTGCCCGATGTGCCGGGCCTTGCCGAGCGGTGGGGTCGGGACGTGCTGCATTGCGTGTACTGCCACGGATGGGAGGTCAAGGACTCGACAATCGGCGTGCTCGGGAGTTTCCACCAGGCCCTGCTCTTCCGGCAGATGTCCCCAGACGTCACGCTCTTCCTGGCCGCGGGGGAAGAGCTGCCCGACGAGCAACGAGAACAGCTCGCGGGCATCGGTGTGGCTGTAGTCGACGGCACCGTCGACGGTCTTCAGGTCGACGACGAGGATCGGCTCTCCGCGGTGAACCTGGCATCGGGACGGGTAGTGGCGGTGCGGACGTTGGTGGTGGCCCCGCGGTTCGTGGCTCGGGCAGGGTTCCTCGACGACCTGAAGGTGACTGTCCGTGAGCATCCGATGGGCATGGGTGCGCAGGTACCGGTGGATGCGTCCGGCTTCACCGGGGTCGAGGGAGTATGGGCGGCCGGGAACGTCAGTGACGTGATCGCCGGTGTCGCGGCGGCAGCGGCGGCAGGTATGACGGCGGCGGCAGCGATCAACATGGACCTGTTGCTGACCGATGCCCGGTCTGCTGCGGAGGATCCCGATCGCACGGCTGAAACGCCTCAACTTCAAGTCACGTTGTAG
- a CDS encoding SDR family oxidoreductase encodes MNTNNSTVLLTGATNETGIGIGLARRLTDRGSTVIVSGRNRERLFGVAAEHPDFDTLHLDVDSPQSIAEAVASLKSTHPNLNGLITLAGVMVPEDVFDPRSVSIAEEIVHSNLIGTIRSVRAFLPQLLDQPEATIITVASGLGFVPRLDVPSYSASKAGVRMYTDAIRRQLANTNVDVKLLAPPAVRTSLMHQENMVGAVPRDDFADEILAILDNEPDNDELIAEAVKPLRYAEANGKYQEMMDMLAGDVQR; translated from the coding sequence ATGAATACCAACAACAGCACGGTCCTGCTCACCGGCGCCACCAACGAGACCGGGATCGGCATCGGACTGGCTCGTCGACTGACGGATCGCGGCAGCACGGTGATCGTCTCCGGACGTAACCGCGAAAGGCTCTTCGGCGTCGCTGCCGAGCACCCCGACTTCGACACCCTGCACCTCGACGTGGACAGCCCGCAGTCCATCGCCGAGGCGGTGGCCTCATTGAAGAGCACGCACCCGAACCTGAACGGGCTCATCACCCTTGCCGGCGTGATGGTCCCCGAAGACGTGTTCGACCCACGGTCAGTCTCGATCGCCGAGGAGATCGTGCACTCGAACCTGATCGGCACCATCCGCAGCGTTCGGGCGTTCCTTCCACAGCTCCTCGATCAACCCGAAGCGACGATCATCACCGTCGCCTCCGGTCTGGGTTTCGTACCGCGCCTCGACGTGCCCTCCTACTCGGCGAGCAAAGCAGGGGTCCGCATGTACACCGACGCCATTCGCAGACAGCTCGCGAACACGAACGTCGACGTCAAGTTGCTCGCCCCGCCCGCCGTCCGGACCTCCCTGATGCATCAGGAGAACATGGTCGGCGCCGTGCCGCGCGACGACTTCGCCGACGAGATCCTCGCCATCCTCGACAACGAACCAGACAACGATGAACTCATCGCAGAAGCTGTCAAGCCGCTGCGCTACGCCGAGGCCAACGGCAAGTACCAGGAGATGATGGACATGCTCGCCGGCGACGTACAACGCTGA
- a CDS encoding error-prone DNA polymerase produces the protein MGYDNPPIPWSELERRLSGRRRPDNRPVDGDGGDSPAWSRKRAAYAPLDRPEPPAGPVVPYAELHCHSHFSFLDGASSPESLAEEAVRLGLHALAMTDHDGLYGIVRMAEAAEGYDLRTIFGAELSLALTKPQNGVADPEGHHLLVLARGEEGYHRLASAITEAQLAGDEKGRPAYDLDRLAAYAGGHWTVLTGCRKGAVRSALSIGGIDAAQGELRRLVDLFGHDRVLVELYDHGLPLDTDHNDALAELAARTGLPTVATNNVHYATPADHRLGSAIASVRARRSLDEMDGWLPAAGTASLRSGAEMAVRFARYPGAVERTVEVADEHAFSLRSARPRLPRQDVPDGHTPMSWLRELVRRGVEQVYPDADDAVRDRLDRELAVIENLDFPGYFLIVHDIVMYARERGILCQGRGSAANSAVCYALGITAVDSIRFNLPFERFLSATREEEPDIDVDFDSDRREEVIQHVYEKYGRRNAAQVANVITYRPKSAVRDMAKALGHSTGQQDAWSKQIDAWGALVSSADHDIPPPVVELSEQLLKAPRHLGIHSGGMVLTDRPVSEVVPIERARMDDRTVLQWDKDDCAWMGLVKFDLLGLGMLGAIQHSMDIVSEHLGERWTLADIPKEEPGVYDVLCRADSVGVFQVESRAQIGTLPRLRPRCFYDLVIEIALIRPGPIQGGAVHPYIRRRMKTDPVTYLHPKLKPVLKRTLGVPLFQEQLMQMAMTIGGCTGDDADLLRRAMGSKRGIEKIERLRTKLYDGMAEHGIEGDDADEIYEKIEAFANFGFAESHSISFALLVYASTWLRLHYPGAFLAALLRSQPMGFYSPQTLVADARRHGVEVRRPDIALSGVDADLEAYDDGRDSRGSPSCLKTEQPPVGYFDPETAPDALSVAAEHRRDNAFAVRLGLTEVKSIGTEVAERIVAAREADGPFADMFDLARRVELSAVQLEALATAGAFDCFGLTRRQALWRAGLAAQEGPRTLAGTALASEPPMLPGITAPEQTMADLWATGISPTDHPVEHVRAELASRGVLAIGELGTVEAGSRIRVGGVVTHRQRPATAGGVTFLNLEDETGMLNVICTQGLWSRYRRVGRESSALVVRGVLERNEGTTNLLADRLEHLPIAARVKSRDFH, from the coding sequence ATGGGGTACGACAACCCGCCCATCCCGTGGTCGGAGCTCGAGCGCCGGCTGTCGGGCAGGCGACGCCCGGACAACCGTCCCGTCGACGGCGACGGCGGCGACAGCCCGGCCTGGTCGCGCAAGCGCGCGGCGTACGCTCCGCTGGACCGGCCGGAGCCGCCGGCCGGGCCGGTGGTGCCGTACGCCGAGCTGCACTGTCATTCGCATTTCAGCTTCCTCGACGGCGCCAGCTCGCCCGAGTCGCTCGCCGAGGAGGCCGTACGCCTGGGGCTGCACGCGCTGGCGATGACCGATCACGACGGGCTCTACGGCATCGTCCGGATGGCAGAGGCCGCCGAGGGCTACGACCTGCGGACGATCTTCGGCGCCGAGCTCTCGCTCGCGTTGACCAAGCCCCAGAACGGCGTCGCGGACCCCGAGGGGCATCACCTGCTCGTTCTCGCGCGCGGCGAAGAGGGCTACCACCGGCTCGCGAGTGCGATCACCGAGGCGCAGCTTGCCGGAGACGAGAAGGGCCGCCCCGCGTACGACCTCGACCGACTCGCCGCGTATGCCGGCGGGCACTGGACCGTGCTCACCGGTTGCCGCAAGGGTGCGGTTCGGTCCGCCCTCTCCATCGGCGGCATCGACGCGGCCCAAGGCGAGCTGCGTCGTCTGGTCGACCTGTTCGGCCACGACCGGGTGCTGGTCGAGCTGTACGACCACGGTCTGCCGCTCGACACCGACCACAACGACGCGCTGGCCGAGCTCGCGGCACGTACGGGTCTTCCCACGGTCGCGACCAACAACGTCCACTATGCGACGCCGGCCGACCACCGGCTCGGCTCCGCGATCGCGTCCGTACGCGCCCGGCGAAGTCTCGACGAGATGGACGGGTGGCTGCCCGCTGCGGGCACCGCGTCGTTGCGTTCGGGCGCCGAGATGGCCGTGCGGTTCGCACGCTATCCCGGCGCGGTCGAGCGCACGGTCGAGGTCGCCGATGAGCATGCGTTCTCGCTGCGCTCCGCGCGGCCGCGGCTACCCCGCCAGGATGTGCCCGACGGGCACACTCCGATGTCATGGCTGCGTGAGCTGGTCCGTCGTGGCGTCGAGCAGGTCTACCCGGACGCCGACGACGCCGTACGCGACCGGCTCGACCGCGAGCTCGCGGTCATCGAGAACCTCGACTTCCCCGGCTACTTCCTGATCGTGCACGACATCGTGATGTACGCGCGCGAACGCGGAATCCTCTGCCAGGGAAGGGGATCCGCCGCCAACTCCGCCGTTTGCTACGCACTCGGCATCACCGCGGTCGACTCCATCCGGTTCAACCTCCCGTTCGAGCGCTTCCTGTCCGCAACTCGCGAAGAAGAGCCCGACATCGACGTTGACTTCGACTCCGACCGGCGCGAGGAGGTCATCCAGCACGTCTACGAGAAGTACGGCCGTCGCAACGCCGCCCAGGTCGCGAACGTCATCACGTACCGCCCGAAGTCGGCCGTACGCGATATGGCGAAGGCGCTCGGCCACAGCACCGGCCAGCAGGATGCCTGGTCCAAGCAGATCGACGCATGGGGCGCTCTGGTGTCCAGCGCCGACCACGACATCCCACCGCCGGTCGTCGAGCTCTCCGAGCAGCTTCTCAAGGCACCAAGGCATCTGGGCATTCACTCGGGCGGCATGGTGCTCACCGACCGGCCGGTCTCCGAGGTCGTGCCGATCGAGCGAGCGCGGATGGACGACCGCACCGTCCTGCAATGGGACAAGGACGACTGCGCCTGGATGGGCTTGGTGAAGTTCGATCTCCTCGGGCTCGGCATGCTCGGCGCGATCCAGCACTCGATGGACATCGTCTCCGAACACCTCGGCGAACGCTGGACGCTCGCCGACATCCCGAAGGAAGAACCCGGCGTGTACGACGTCTTGTGCCGGGCCGACTCGGTCGGGGTGTTCCAGGTGGAGAGCCGTGCCCAGATCGGCACCCTTCCCCGGCTTCGCCCGCGCTGCTTCTACGACCTCGTCATCGAGATCGCGCTGATCCGGCCGGGGCCGATCCAGGGTGGTGCGGTGCACCCGTATATCCGGCGTCGCATGAAGACCGACCCCGTCACGTACCTGCACCCGAAGCTGAAGCCGGTGCTGAAACGTACGCTCGGCGTTCCGCTGTTCCAGGAACAGCTGATGCAGATGGCGATGACCATCGGCGGCTGCACGGGCGACGACGCCGACCTGCTGCGGCGCGCGATGGGTTCCAAGCGAGGCATCGAGAAGATCGAGCGGCTGCGTACGAAGCTGTACGACGGCATGGCCGAGCACGGTATCGAAGGCGACGATGCAGACGAGATCTACGAGAAGATCGAGGCGTTCGCGAACTTCGGGTTCGCCGAGAGCCACTCGATCAGCTTCGCGCTGCTGGTGTACGCGAGCACCTGGCTACGGCTGCACTACCCTGGCGCGTTCCTTGCGGCGTTGTTGCGATCGCAGCCGATGGGGTTCTACTCACCGCAGACGCTTGTCGCCGACGCACGTCGGCACGGCGTCGAGGTACGCCGCCCCGACATCGCGCTGTCGGGTGTCGACGCCGACCTTGAGGCGTACGACGACGGGCGGGATTCCCGCGGATCCCCATCCTGCTTGAAGACCGAGCAGCCACCGGTCGGCTACTTCGACCCCGAGACAGCGCCGGACGCGCTGTCGGTCGCCGCCGAACACCGGCGTGACAACGCGTTCGCCGTACGCCTCGGACTCACCGAGGTGAAGTCGATCGGCACAGAGGTGGCAGAGCGCATCGTCGCCGCCCGTGAGGCCGACGGCCCGTTTGCGGACATGTTCGACCTTGCCCGCCGGGTGGAGCTCAGCGCGGTGCAGCTGGAGGCGCTCGCGACGGCGGGGGCGTTCGACTGCTTCGGTCTCACCCGGCGTCAGGCTCTGTGGCGTGCGGGCCTCGCGGCGCAGGAGGGCCCGCGTACGTTGGCGGGCACGGCGCTGGCGAGCGAGCCGCCGATGCTCCCCGGCATCACCGCGCCCGAGCAGACGATGGCCGACCTCTGGGCGACCGGCATCTCGCCCACCGATCATCCCGTCGAGCACGTACGCGCCGAGCTCGCGAGTCGAGGAGTGCTGGCGATCGGCGAGCTGGGCACCGTCGAGGCAGGCTCGCGGATCCGCGTCGGCGGGGTAGTGACGCACCGGCAGCGGCCGGCGACGGCGGGTGGGGTGACGTTCCTGAACCTCGAAGACGAGACCGGCATGCTCAACGTCATCTGCACGCAAGGCCTGTGGAGCCGCTACCGCCGGGTGGGCAGGGAGTCGAGCGCACTCGTCGTACGCGGGGTGCTCGAACGCAACGAGGGCACGACCAACCTGCTCGCCGACCGGCTCGAGCACCTCCCCATCGCGGCGCGGGTCAAGTCCCGTGACTTCCACTGA
- a CDS encoding GlxA family transcriptional regulator: protein MGSHRLVVVGYDDAELVDLACVTSALGLANRLGAEPTYQVVLASVHGGQIRCESGLVLHAQARLDAIRRVDTVIVSGGGGHRAAARDSELVRQVRRLATRATRVASVCTGATVLAEARLLDGKRATTHWLYASDLERDYPDVRVDPSPIFVRDGEVATSGGVTASLDLTLAFIEEDHGAELARWVAMGMVTYLQRPGNQAQMSMFVASPRPDHATVRLVTDYVIAHPDADLSIETLAERASVSARQLTRLFREHAGETPGGAVRRMRLEIAARLMATTDLQLAQIAHRCGFGSTETLRQAFVAKFGVSPRTFRQTQVRAPTRRRTRS from the coding sequence ATGGGCTCGCACCGACTGGTTGTCGTCGGGTACGACGATGCGGAGCTGGTCGACCTCGCGTGCGTGACGTCCGCGCTGGGGCTCGCGAACCGGCTCGGTGCCGAACCCACGTACCAGGTCGTGCTCGCGAGCGTCCACGGCGGCCAGATCCGATGTGAATCCGGACTGGTCCTGCACGCACAGGCGCGACTTGACGCGATCCGGCGCGTCGACACCGTGATCGTGTCCGGCGGAGGGGGCCATCGGGCGGCCGCACGCGACTCCGAACTCGTACGCCAGGTGCGGCGGCTGGCGACGCGTGCGACTCGGGTCGCATCGGTGTGCACAGGTGCCACCGTTCTTGCCGAGGCACGCCTGCTCGACGGCAAACGGGCGACGACACACTGGCTCTACGCGTCCGACCTCGAGCGGGACTATCCCGATGTGCGGGTAGATCCGTCGCCGATCTTCGTACGCGACGGTGAGGTGGCGACGTCGGGAGGCGTGACCGCGTCGCTGGATCTCACGCTGGCCTTCATCGAGGAGGACCATGGTGCCGAGCTCGCTCGATGGGTGGCGATGGGCATGGTCACCTACCTGCAGCGGCCCGGCAACCAGGCGCAGATGAGCATGTTCGTCGCCTCGCCGCGGCCGGATCACGCCACGGTACGGCTGGTGACCGACTACGTGATCGCGCATCCCGACGCCGACCTCAGCATCGAGACGCTCGCAGAGCGCGCAAGTGTCAGTGCCCGCCAGCTGACCAGGCTGTTCCGCGAGCACGCGGGCGAGACACCTGGCGGCGCCGTGCGTCGCATGCGGCTCGAGATCGCCGCCCGTCTGATGGCGACGACCGACCTGCAGCTTGCGCAGATCGCGCACCGATGTGGTTTCGGCTCGACCGAGACCCTGCGCCAGGCGTTCGTCGCGAAGTTCGGGGTCAGCCCTCGGACCTTCCGGCAGACGCAGGTGCGCGCACCCACGCGACGACGAACGCGATCGTGA
- a CDS encoding FAD-dependent oxidoreductase: MSDAIPDPIQHVGGGAPTPTPSAAPFTTHEPPDQLDGRVWDVVVVGGGSAGLSAALSLARVRRSVLVIDDGRPRNAPAVNVGAHGILGRDGISPPGAVADRARRGRRIWRHRGLRACGAGTARRRGLHGPDGGRAAGECPTPARDDRTGR, encoded by the coding sequence ATGTCGGACGCTATCCCTGACCCGATACAGCACGTCGGCGGTGGCGCACCGACGCCCACGCCGAGCGCGGCGCCATTTACCACACACGAACCACCCGATCAGCTCGATGGCCGGGTATGGGACGTCGTAGTTGTCGGTGGCGGCTCCGCAGGACTCTCTGCGGCGTTGAGCCTTGCGCGTGTGCGTCGGTCGGTGCTGGTGATCGACGACGGCAGGCCGAGGAATGCTCCGGCCGTGAATGTCGGTGCCCACGGGATCCTCGGGCGCGACGGTATCTCCCCCCCTGGAGCTGTTGCGGATCGGGCGCGAAGAGGTCGCCGGATATGGCGGCACCGTGGTCTCCGGGCATGTGGTGCAGGTACGGCGCGACGACGAGGACTTCACGGTCCTGACGGCGGACGGGCGGCAGGCGAGTGCCCGACGCCTGCTCGTGACGACCGGACTGGTAGATGA